The uncultured Bacteroides sp. DNA segment CCTACTGAAGCACCTGTTCAAGCACCCGAAAAGACAGTAGAAGTACCTGCCACAAGCATTTCTACGGAGGTGAAACCAGTGGAGATGCCAGAGTTATTTCCTACAGAAACCGAGTTAATGCATACAGAAACTGAGTTATTGCATACAGAAACCGAGTTATTGTATACAGAAACGCCACAAACAAAACAAAACAAAACAAAAGCAAACAAAAAAGAAATAAACCTCCCCCATACCCCCTCCCAAAACGGAGGGGGCAACGAGAAAATGACGCTTGAGCGGTTGAAAGATTATTTTTCTCCTCCCGACTATGCCTTGGACAAGAAAACGCACAACTACGACGGCCTGCTGGAGCGGCTTTACGCCATCGGTGTGTGCTGTAGGGACGAGGTGGACGCCATACTCCGACTCTCCCGCTATGGCGAGATAGGCCATCCGGTGTGGAGCATCATCGTGCACGGCAAGTGGGCAGGCGAAAAGAAGCCCATCACCGCACCAGCCAAATACATCATCAAAGTTTTACTCAACATTCAAAAATCAGCCAACTCATGAGCACAGATACTCCCCTGCCCCACTACGGGGCCATGACCAGAGACGAACTGGCCGAACTTTACATGCCGCATGTGCAGATAGCCACTGCCCGTCGCACTCTCCATCGTTGGATTGCCCGCAATACTGCCTTGCAAGAAGCACTTGCCGCCACCGGTTACAGCATTCGCTCGCCACTACTCACCCCGGCACAAGTGGAACTGGTGTTGAAGCATATCGGGTTGCCTTGATGGAGGTGAGGAAAAATACGGAAAACATGGTACTACGCCAAGATGACCACAAATCCCTTTGATTTAAATTAAAAAAGTTCTTTCTGTGAAGGTGCAAGAATATGTTCCATAAACTCAACGATCTTGTATGACTTATTTTCGTAGGCTTTGTATTGGTGGTTATAGCGCTTTACGATTTTCAGCTTCACTCGTATGGCGTCACCTTTTCCAAAACGTTCCCCCTCGTCTATCTTTTGCATGAGCGCACCATCTTTAACTATCATTGGAATTTTGAACCCATTGAACATAAATTGCCAACGACTACCTAGCTCAAAGTTAAGTCCTATTATGGTTAATACAGTCTCGACAACTTCCGTCTGTTCATCAGGCATTAAAGTTTCGCTGTCAAAATCGCTATAGATATAGTCATGAAACTCTTCTTTCTTAAATGTTATCGGAGTTAGTTTATCGTCAACATTGACGCTAAGCCCTGTTACAGTTGGGTCAGCATCAGAAGCTTCAATAGACTTGGAGATAGCCTCTCTTGTACTTCTTTGGTTATATACATTAACGATCGTTTTATTAATAATTATCGTGCTTTTGTTCTTCTTATCTTCAATAGAAATAGCTGCTTTCTCTTCCTCATTATCAGCAGGCTTCCCTTTCAGCTTTTTATATGCTTTATATACACCTCCGATAACCGCAGCCAAAGCAGCTAAATATTCTATAGAATCCTTTGAGAAAAC contains these protein-coding regions:
- a CDS encoding DUF4373 domain-containing protein translates to MARPEKRGLDYFPLDVDFMRNRKVRRINRMHGALGIIVIIELYGRIYHENGYYLSWDEDTCFDIYEELNTENPEQIQAIVESCLQVGLFHAELYETQHVLTSNGVQRRYKACCGRRGYVRISPELNLIECPQEEKEVKPTEAPVQAPEKTVEVPATSISTEVKPVEMPELFPTETELMHTETELLHTETELLYTETPQTKQNKTKANKKEINLPHTPSQNGGGNEKMTLERLKDYFSPPDYALDKKTHNYDGLLERLYAIGVCCRDEVDAILRLSRYGEIGHPVWSIIVHGKWAGEKKPITAPAKYIIKVLLNIQKSANS
- a CDS encoding DUF4248 domain-containing protein produces the protein MTRDELAELYMPHVQIATARRTLHRWIARNTALQEALAATGYSIRSPLLTPAQVELVLKHIGLP